The proteins below come from a single Actinomycetota bacterium genomic window:
- a CDS encoding MarR family transcriptional regulator — protein sequence MPTTTDLDIPALAARLRLGVTRLARRLRQEAGAGITPSMLSALSTLDRRGPLTMRDLCAAEKVQPPTMTRIVAALVEAGLAARNPDPSDGRVAWVRLTPAGRKLIDRVRRRKDEYLARAMRDLEPDELAALEDAAAILERITGGQV from the coding sequence GTGCCTACCACGACCGACCTCGACATCCCGGCCCTGGCAGCTCGGCTTCGCTTGGGCGTCACCCGCCTCGCCCGACGCCTGCGACAGGAGGCGGGAGCCGGCATCACCCCCTCGATGCTCTCCGCGCTCTCCACGCTGGACCGGCGAGGACCGCTCACCATGCGCGATCTCTGCGCCGCAGAGAAAGTTCAGCCACCGACGATGACGCGGATCGTGGCCGCGCTCGTCGAGGCAGGCCTCGCGGCCCGAAATCCGGATCCGAGTGACGGGCGTGTGGCGTGGGTTCGCCTCACGCCGGCGGGGCGGAAGCTGATCGACCGCGTCCGCCGCCGCAAGGACGAGTACCTCGCGAGGGCGATGCGAGACCTCGAGCCCGACGAGCTTGCGGCGCTGGAGGACGCGGCGGCGATCCTCGAGCGGATCACGGGGGGTCAGGTTTGA
- the modA gene encoding molybdate ABC transporter substrate-binding protein produces MSRRVLVIALAAALVAAACEGSASSDDDRELTVAAAASLTAAFTQIGAEFQEETGVAVAFTFGPSDGLATQIVEGAPVDVFASASPAWMDAIGERGPGVRRRTNFARNRLAVIVPADNPANIHEIDDLATDGVQLVLAAEGVPAGNYAREILANASIADAALANIVSNEEDVAGVVTKVLTGEADAGIAYVTDVTAEVAGRISVVEIPDDVNVIATYPIAVIADSNRPDVAREFVEFVLGPGQRALADHGFLPAE; encoded by the coding sequence GTGAGTCGCCGCGTGCTGGTCATCGCGCTCGCCGCCGCGCTCGTCGCCGCGGCCTGCGAAGGAAGCGCCTCGAGCGACGACGATCGCGAGCTGACCGTCGCCGCCGCGGCGTCGCTCACCGCGGCGTTCACCCAGATCGGCGCCGAATTCCAGGAAGAGACCGGCGTCGCGGTGGCGTTCACGTTCGGTCCGTCCGACGGACTCGCCACCCAGATCGTCGAAGGCGCTCCCGTCGACGTGTTCGCGTCGGCGAGCCCGGCGTGGATGGACGCGATCGGCGAACGCGGCCCCGGGGTGAGGAGACGAACGAACTTCGCGCGGAACCGCCTTGCCGTCATCGTCCCGGCCGATAACCCGGCGAACATCCATGAAATCGACGACCTCGCTACCGACGGAGTGCAGCTCGTGCTCGCTGCCGAAGGCGTTCCCGCCGGCAACTACGCGCGCGAGATCCTGGCAAATGCGAGCATCGCCGATGCGGCGCTGGCGAACATCGTTTCGAACGAGGAGGACGTCGCGGGCGTCGTCACCAAGGTGCTGACCGGCGAGGCCGATGCCGGGATCGCATACGTCACCGACGTGACGGCCGAGGTTGCCGGCCGGATCTCCGTCGTCGAGATCCCCGACGACGTGAACGTGATCGCGACGTATCCGATCGCCGTCATCGCCGACTCCAATCGACCGGACGTCGCGCGCGAGTTCGTCGAGTTCGTGCTGGGGCCGGGGCAACGTGCGCTTGCCGACCATGGCTTCCTCCCGGCCGAGTAG
- a CDS encoding MFS transporter, translating into MGTIARARDALQSADFRRLFAIRLVSQSADGLFQAALIASVVFSPEEQSTTVGFAVATLVILLPFSVVGPFTGVFIDRWSRRRILVVAPLLRTALVWLAMFNPETAALPFYLGVLWVLSVNRFYLATAVAVIPRVVPTEDLLIANSISIVGGTVALLAGVFAGGWVVDLLGEGAIGQGVVIGLAGAEWVVASVIATRISTPLRPHVLPEAAVPDELRRVVREFRDGIGRLAHTPRALGPITSITLDQMGQGVVLVLSLFVFRDRFEQGVASFSNLVGAGGVGVLIGIATVGKLEERFTKERIVAFAFLLGGVSLLPVSTSINEWSVLLASAAVGVTFAWKKIPVDTLVQEALPDGYRGRVFAVYDVAYNASRVVAAFLAIPLLPALGEAWTVAIVGILFILWSPVLPLWIGRVPELRIRFYEGGRAEEEPRAVEWGGAEEPVTVERRWLDERAGERRMRYRLALADGTVVEVSRGAKDAGWRIDRELG; encoded by the coding sequence ATGGGCACGATCGCGCGTGCCCGCGACGCGCTCCAGAGCGCCGACTTCCGGCGGCTCTTCGCGATCCGTCTGGTTTCGCAGTCGGCCGACGGCCTGTTTCAGGCCGCGCTCATCGCATCGGTCGTCTTCTCGCCGGAGGAGCAGAGCACCACCGTCGGGTTCGCCGTCGCGACGCTCGTCATCTTGCTGCCTTTCTCCGTGGTGGGGCCGTTCACCGGTGTGTTCATCGATCGGTGGTCGAGACGGCGCATTCTCGTCGTGGCGCCGCTCCTGCGAACCGCGCTCGTATGGCTCGCGATGTTCAACCCGGAGACGGCTGCGCTCCCGTTCTATCTCGGCGTCTTGTGGGTGCTTTCGGTGAACCGCTTCTACCTGGCGACCGCTGTGGCAGTCATTCCTCGGGTCGTGCCGACGGAGGATCTGCTCATCGCGAACTCGATCTCGATCGTCGGGGGAACCGTCGCACTCCTGGCGGGAGTGTTCGCCGGCGGTTGGGTCGTCGACCTCCTCGGCGAAGGCGCCATCGGCCAGGGCGTCGTGATCGGGCTCGCCGGGGCGGAATGGGTTGTCGCATCGGTGATCGCCACTCGGATCTCGACCCCGCTCCGCCCCCACGTGCTGCCGGAGGCGGCGGTGCCGGACGAGCTCCGCCGAGTCGTGCGGGAGTTCAGGGACGGCATCGGGCGGCTGGCGCACACGCCGAGGGCGCTCGGGCCGATCACGTCGATCACGCTCGACCAGATGGGCCAAGGAGTGGTGCTGGTGCTGTCGCTGTTCGTCTTCCGCGACCGGTTCGAACAGGGAGTGGCGTCGTTCTCGAACCTCGTCGGCGCTGGAGGCGTCGGCGTGCTGATCGGCATCGCCACGGTCGGGAAGCTCGAGGAGCGCTTCACGAAGGAGCGCATCGTCGCCTTCGCGTTCCTCCTCGGCGGCGTGTCGCTCCTCCCCGTCTCGACGTCGATCAACGAGTGGAGCGTGCTGCTGGCAAGCGCAGCGGTTGGCGTGACGTTCGCGTGGAAGAAGATCCCCGTGGACACGCTCGTGCAGGAGGCGCTCCCAGACGGCTACCGCGGGCGCGTGTTCGCCGTGTACGACGTCGCATACAACGCATCGCGCGTCGTCGCCGCGTTCCTGGCGATCCCGCTGCTACCGGCGCTCGGCGAGGCGTGGACGGTGGCCATCGTCGGCATCCTGTTCATCCTGTGGTCACCCGTGCTGCCGCTGTGGATCGGACGCGTCCCCGAGCTCAGGATCCGCTTTTACGAGGGCGGCCGCGCAGAAGAGGAGCCGCGCGCCGTCGAGTGGGGTGGCGCCGAGGAGCCGGTCACGGTCGAACGCCGGTGGCTCGACGAGCGAGCCGGCGAGCGGCGGATGCGCTACCGACTGGCGCTCGCCGACGGCACTGTCGTCGAGGTCTCGCGCGGAGCGAAGGACGCCGGCTGGCGGATCGACCGCGAGCTCGGCTGA
- the lepB gene encoding signal peptidase I, with amino-acid sequence MDVPPPRDGDPSDRTYHRRRDRRKAARSAQRSGRRSLGVAVAFTAVAAYTFARWRPYRVEISGGSMRPALEPGEWALATPASRFRRGDVVVVEHPERESFEMVKRVIGVPGDRAPNGGVLGEGEFWVQGDSPNESTDSRSFGSVRHENLKARVRLVYWPLERRRLVRSG; translated from the coding sequence ATGGACGTTCCCCCTCCTCGAGACGGAGATCCTTCCGACCGAACCTATCATCGGCGTCGCGATCGACGGAAGGCGGCGCGCTCGGCGCAACGGTCAGGTCGACGATCGCTCGGCGTCGCGGTCGCGTTCACCGCGGTGGCGGCGTACACGTTCGCGCGCTGGCGACCGTACCGAGTGGAGATCAGCGGCGGGTCGATGCGACCTGCGCTCGAGCCGGGAGAGTGGGCGCTCGCCACGCCGGCCTCGAGGTTCCGTCGCGGCGACGTGGTGGTCGTCGAGCACCCCGAGCGTGAGTCGTTCGAGATGGTGAAGCGCGTCATCGGTGTTCCCGGCGACCGAGCGCCGAACGGCGGCGTGCTCGGTGAAGGGGAGTTCTGGGTCCAGGGCGACTCGCCGAACGAGTCGACGGACAGCCGTTCGTTCGGATCCGTCCGGCACGAGAACCTGAAGGCCAGAGTGCGGCTCGTGTACTGGCCGCTCGAGCGCCGCCGCCTCGTTCGAAGCGGTTAG
- the sodN gene encoding superoxide dismutase, Ni, protein MLEALLRPSRVVHAHCDVPCGVYDPAQARIEAESVKAIQTRYQDAEKFKMASETAEDYKSRCLIVKEERADLVKHHLWVLWTDYFKPEHIEKYPDLHDKFWKATKEAGLSKKSQDPTQGQKLLDAIDELGKIFWETKS, encoded by the coding sequence ATGCTCGAAGCTTTGCTCAGACCGTCCCGCGTCGTCCACGCGCATTGCGACGTCCCGTGCGGCGTCTACGATCCGGCGCAGGCGCGCATCGAAGCCGAGTCGGTAAAGGCGATCCAGACGCGGTATCAGGACGCGGAGAAGTTCAAGATGGCGAGCGAGACAGCGGAGGACTACAAGTCGCGGTGCCTCATCGTCAAGGAAGAACGCGCCGACCTGGTGAAGCATCACCTGTGGGTGCTGTGGACCGACTATTTCAAGCCCGAGCACATCGAGAAGTATCCGGACCTGCACGACAAGTTCTGGAAGGCCACCAAAGAAGCGGGTCTGTCGAAGAAGTCGCAGGACCCGACGCAGGGACAGAAGCTGCTCGACGCGATCGACGAGCTCGGCAAGATCTTCTGGGAAACCAAGTCGTAG
- a CDS encoding inositol-3-phosphate synthase, which yields MSTVRLAIVGVGNCASSLVQGIHYYKDAEPDSAVPGLMHVDLGGYHVGGVEVVAAFDVDAKKVGRDVSEAIYSEPNNTIRFADVPPTGVTVQRGPTLDGLGHYYRETIEESDATPVDIANALRRAEADVVVCYLPVGSEEAAKHYAQAALDAGVAFVNCLPVFIASDRTWAQRFVTAGVPIVGDDIKSQVGATIVHRVLTKLFEDRGVKLNRTYQLNFGGNMDFMNMLERERLVSKKLSKTQSVQSQMRKQLDKHDIHIGPSDHVPWLEDRKWAQIRLEGQAFGDVPLNVELKLEVWDSPNSAGIVIDAVRCAKLALDRGVAGPLIGPSAYFMKSPPVQFSDDAAREMVEEFILGNGQSASADWTAFFDSESVEA from the coding sequence ATGAGCACGGTCAGGCTGGCCATCGTCGGCGTGGGCAACTGCGCCTCGTCGCTCGTCCAGGGGATCCACTATTACAAGGACGCCGAGCCCGACTCCGCGGTCCCCGGCCTGATGCACGTGGATCTCGGCGGATACCACGTCGGTGGCGTGGAGGTCGTGGCGGCGTTCGACGTGGACGCGAAGAAGGTCGGCCGCGACGTCTCCGAGGCGATCTACTCCGAACCGAACAACACGATCCGCTTCGCCGACGTTCCGCCCACGGGCGTGACCGTTCAGCGGGGGCCGACGCTCGACGGCCTCGGCCACTACTACCGCGAGACGATCGAGGAGTCCGACGCCACCCCGGTCGACATCGCGAACGCGCTCCGCCGCGCCGAGGCCGACGTCGTCGTGTGCTATCTGCCGGTCGGCTCCGAGGAGGCGGCGAAGCACTACGCGCAGGCCGCGCTCGACGCAGGCGTCGCCTTCGTGAACTGCCTTCCCGTGTTCATCGCATCCGACCGGACATGGGCGCAGCGGTTCGTGACCGCAGGCGTTCCCATCGTCGGCGACGACATCAAGAGCCAGGTCGGCGCGACGATCGTCCACCGCGTCCTGACGAAGCTGTTCGAGGACCGCGGCGTGAAGCTGAACCGGACCTACCAGCTCAACTTCGGCGGCAACATGGACTTCATGAACATGCTCGAGCGCGAACGGCTGGTTTCGAAGAAGCTGTCGAAGACGCAGTCGGTGCAGTCGCAGATGCGCAAGCAGCTCGACAAGCACGACATCCACATCGGCCCGTCGGACCATGTGCCGTGGCTCGAGGACAGAAAGTGGGCGCAGATCCGTCTGGAGGGCCAGGCGTTCGGGGACGTGCCGCTGAACGTCGAGCTCAAACTCGAGGTGTGGGACAGTCCCAACTCCGCCGGCATCGTGATCGACGCCGTCCGATGCGCGAAGCTCGCGCTCGATCGTGGCGTCGCCGGTCCGCTGATCGGGCCCAGCGCGTACTTCATGAAGTCGCCGCCGGTCCAGTTCAGCGACGACGCGGCGCGGGAGATGGTCGAGGAGTTCATCCTGGGGAACGGCCAGAGCGCGTCGGCCGACTGGACGGCCTTCTTCGACAGCGAGAGCGTCGAAGCGTAG
- a CDS encoding sulfurtransferase TusA family protein, with the protein MKTISITVDARGQSCPGPLVTLHKALKGAQRGDLLELLATDPGARSDVPSWAKLSGNELVESTESDGLLRFVIRKA; encoded by the coding sequence ATGAAGACCATTTCCATCACCGTCGACGCTCGAGGGCAGTCGTGCCCGGGGCCGCTGGTCACGCTCCACAAGGCGCTGAAGGGCGCGCAGCGTGGCGACCTGCTCGAGCTCCTGGCGACCGATCCCGGAGCGCGATCCGACGTGCCGAGCTGGGCGAAGCTGTCGGGCAACGAGCTCGTCGAGTCGACCGAGTCCGACGGGCTGTTGCGATTCGTGATCAGGAAGGCGTGA
- a CDS encoding PadR family transcriptional regulator, whose translation MLELAILGLLKERSMHGYQLSKRLTDTLGGFWRVSYGSLYPSLKRLERQGAVEQVFDVQEVGRRKNVYRITQLGETMFRRLLEEAGSDATGEDNRFRVRLAFFKYLAPDSRIRLLERRRAFLEERLDAITASLPTQRDTYTLSLVQHGRETTEQDIAWLNGLIAAERRTTETTTGRTKRRSTRTARRKERTT comes from the coding sequence GTGCTGGAGCTGGCGATCCTAGGACTCCTCAAGGAGCGGTCGATGCACGGCTACCAGCTCTCGAAACGCCTCACCGACACGCTCGGGGGATTCTGGCGTGTCTCGTACGGCTCGCTGTACCCCTCGCTCAAGCGCCTCGAGCGCCAGGGCGCCGTCGAGCAGGTCTTCGACGTGCAGGAGGTCGGGCGCCGGAAGAACGTCTACCGCATCACCCAACTCGGCGAGACGATGTTCCGCCGGCTCCTCGAGGAGGCCGGCTCGGACGCGACCGGGGAGGACAACCGGTTCCGGGTACGCCTCGCGTTCTTCAAGTACCTCGCTCCGGACTCCCGCATCCGGCTGCTCGAACGGCGCCGCGCGTTCCTCGAGGAGCGCCTCGACGCGATCACGGCGTCGCTCCCGACGCAGCGGGACACGTACACGCTTTCGCTCGTGCAGCACGGGCGCGAGACGACCGAACAGGACATCGCCTGGCTGAACGGTCTCATCGCGGCCGAACGCCGAACGACCGAAACGACCACGGGGCGAACGAAGCGCCGTTCCACCCGCACAGCTCGACGGAAGGAGCGCACGACATGA
- a CDS encoding DsrE/DsrF/DrsH-like family protein — protein MSETTTNGTDTANGLDQAALRELIDRALDERAADDGYNKKNKITIIAWDGHLDRIWPTLILSSTAAASGMEVSVFFTFWGLFPLVKPERRRKTGKDWMTKALGTMNPGSTQKAKLSRYNFAGMGPWMLGKVAENYKTPHPTELLELSREMGVRLIPCQMTMDLMGVKKEDLIDGLEEPIGAATALLEMKESAIQLFI, from the coding sequence ATGAGTGAAACGACGACGAACGGCACGGACACAGCGAACGGGCTCGACCAGGCCGCGCTCCGGGAGCTGATCGACCGAGCGCTCGACGAGCGCGCCGCGGACGACGGCTACAACAAGAAGAACAAGATCACGATCATCGCGTGGGACGGCCACCTCGATCGGATCTGGCCGACGCTGATCCTGTCGTCGACCGCGGCGGCGTCCGGCATGGAGGTGAGCGTCTTCTTCACGTTCTGGGGCCTGTTCCCGCTCGTGAAGCCGGAGCGCCGACGGAAGACCGGCAAGGATTGGATGACGAAGGCGCTCGGGACGATGAATCCCGGCTCGACCCAGAAGGCGAAGCTCTCCCGGTACAACTTCGCGGGGATGGGGCCGTGGATGCTCGGCAAGGTCGCCGAGAACTACAAGACCCCACACCCCACCGAGCTGCTCGAGCTCAGCCGGGAGATGGGCGTTCGCTTGATCCCCTGCCAGATGACGATGGACCTCATGGGCGTGAAGAAGGAAGACCTGATCGACGGGCTCGAGGAGCCGATCGGCGCGGCAACCGCGCTCCTCGAGATGAAGGAGAGCGCGATCCAACTGTTCATCTGA
- a CDS encoding TOBE domain-containing protein has product MAEGYRIGEAAAMLGVRVETLRRWEREGKLTTARSAGGQRLVPAGEVARLLSDRRERPRVTSASVRNRFPGVVTEVKRDGLAATVEILAGPHRVLAFVTREAVDEMGLEPGMRAVATVKATNVMVEIDE; this is encoded by the coding sequence ATGGCGGAGGGGTACCGGATCGGCGAGGCGGCGGCCATGCTCGGCGTTCGGGTCGAGACGCTGCGGCGGTGGGAGCGCGAGGGAAAGCTGACCACCGCGCGCTCGGCCGGCGGGCAGCGCCTCGTGCCGGCGGGCGAGGTTGCCCGACTCCTTTCGGACCGGCGGGAACGTCCTCGTGTCACCTCGGCGAGCGTTCGCAACCGGTTCCCCGGCGTCGTGACAGAGGTCAAGCGCGACGGCCTGGCCGCAACCGTGGAGATCCTGGCGGGCCCGCATCGGGTCCTCGCGTTCGTGACGCGCGAGGCCGTCGACGAGATGGGCCTCGAACCGGGCATGCGCGCGGTGGCGACGGTGAAGGCGACCAACGTCATGGTCGAGATCGACGAGTGA
- a CDS encoding M15 family metallopeptidase gives MDGTLWAMAPRHSARVLALLLVAVVAVACSRGPETRTGSTGIAPGTEASPPSPTATPSAGAEEVDETPSPSPSASPAEAERARFAGRISPIPPSLASEMRGTTWHPGCPVPMSGLRLLRFNYVGFDGQIKRGPMVINANVAEDVLGVFERLFEAEFPLKRVGLAREFKESRLETDPHTRRSVTASFNCRVVVTPAGAGTTFSQHSYGLAVDVNPVQNPYVSSHGWVRNRFARPYVDRSRDLIGMIHDGDVVVRSFAAIGWEWGGRWSSGKDYMHFSLLGR, from the coding sequence GTGGATGGCACACTCTGGGCGATGGCCCCGAGGCACTCCGCTCGAGTTCTCGCGCTGCTCCTCGTCGCCGTGGTCGCCGTGGCGTGCTCACGCGGCCCGGAGACCCGAACCGGATCGACGGGAATCGCGCCTGGGACCGAAGCGTCGCCGCCTTCGCCAACGGCGACGCCGAGCGCCGGCGCCGAAGAAGTCGACGAGACACCGTCCCCGAGCCCGTCCGCCTCCCCGGCCGAAGCCGAGCGGGCTCGCTTCGCCGGGCGTATCTCGCCAATCCCCCCATCGCTCGCGAGCGAGATGCGCGGAACGACGTGGCATCCCGGGTGTCCCGTACCCATGTCGGGACTCCGCCTTCTTCGCTTCAACTACGTCGGCTTCGACGGCCAGATCAAGCGGGGACCGATGGTCATCAACGCCAACGTCGCCGAGGACGTGCTCGGCGTGTTCGAACGACTCTTCGAAGCCGAGTTCCCCCTCAAGCGCGTCGGCCTGGCGCGTGAGTTCAAGGAGTCTCGTCTGGAGACGGATCCCCACACTCGCCGCAGCGTCACCGCGTCGTTCAACTGTCGGGTCGTGGTTACGCCCGCCGGTGCGGGAACGACGTTCTCGCAGCACTCGTACGGCCTGGCCGTCGACGTCAACCCGGTTCAGAACCCGTACGTCAGCTCCCACGGATGGGTCCGCAACCGGTTCGCGCGCCCGTACGTGGACCGTTCACGCGACCTGATCGGCATGATCCACGACGGCGACGTCGTCGTGCGTTCGTTCGCGGCGATCGGATGGGAGTGGGGCGGGCGATGGAGCAGCGGCAAGGACTACATGCACTTCTCGCTGCTCGGCCGTTGA
- a CDS encoding MFS transporter yields MTRVGLTVHRTFHSMRHRNFRMFFIGQAISVTGTWMQMVATAWLVLQLTGSGVALGVETALAFGPILFLGAWGGMVADRHDKRRILVVTQTAFGLLALTLFVLVATDVVELWLVFAVALGQGIITSIDMPTRQSFVAEMVEQRDLTNAVSLNSAVFTGTRIVGPALAGVLIAGVGMEWCFLLNGVSYLGAIGALSLMRREELRPQRAPRAARAIRDGLRYVWGTRELRRPLVLMSVLYLFSFNFSVLFPLFAERSLGGDAGTLGTLFSLMGVGSFVAALVLAGRANANERRLAVAASAVGLVTLVVAFAPTAQSAFVAMVALGAAAIAFLITANSTLQLTAPPEMRGRVMALYGIVFLGSTPIGGPIAGWVGEHLGPRVGLAGGGLIAVVTGVLGLWLLFRRERTSRLAEEIDQPSSRSIRQPASFAPRETSTTVPSASASR; encoded by the coding sequence TTGACCCGAGTCGGCCTGACCGTCCACCGCACGTTCCACTCGATGCGGCACCGGAACTTCCGCATGTTCTTCATCGGGCAGGCGATCTCGGTCACCGGAACGTGGATGCAGATGGTGGCGACCGCGTGGCTCGTGCTGCAACTCACCGGAAGCGGGGTCGCCCTCGGCGTCGAGACGGCACTGGCCTTCGGGCCCATCCTGTTTCTCGGCGCGTGGGGCGGCATGGTCGCCGACCGACACGACAAGCGAAGGATCCTCGTCGTCACGCAGACGGCGTTCGGCCTGCTGGCGCTCACTCTCTTCGTGCTGGTCGCGACCGACGTCGTCGAGCTGTGGCTGGTGTTCGCGGTTGCGCTCGGCCAGGGCATCATCACGTCGATCGACATGCCGACGCGACAGAGCTTTGTCGCCGAGATGGTCGAGCAGCGCGACCTGACGAACGCCGTCAGCCTGAACAGCGCGGTCTTCACCGGCACACGAATCGTGGGACCGGCCCTCGCCGGCGTGCTGATCGCCGGCGTGGGGATGGAGTGGTGCTTCCTGCTGAACGGCGTGTCGTATCTCGGCGCGATCGGCGCGCTCTCGCTGATGCGCCGCGAGGAGCTGCGCCCTCAGCGCGCGCCGCGTGCCGCGCGCGCCATTCGCGACGGACTGCGCTACGTGTGGGGGACGCGCGAGCTGCGACGGCCGCTCGTCCTCATGTCGGTCCTCTATCTCTTCTCGTTCAACTTCTCGGTCCTGTTCCCGCTGTTCGCTGAGCGCTCTCTCGGGGGCGACGCCGGAACGCTCGGCACGCTGTTCTCGTTGATGGGCGTCGGATCGTTCGTGGCCGCGCTCGTGCTCGCCGGACGCGCGAACGCGAACGAGCGCAGGTTGGCCGTCGCCGCGTCGGCCGTCGGTCTGGTCACCCTCGTCGTCGCGTTCGCGCCCACCGCGCAGTCGGCGTTCGTGGCGATGGTCGCCCTCGGCGCAGCAGCGATCGCGTTCCTGATCACGGCGAACTCGACGCTCCAGCTCACCGCGCCACCAGAGATGCGCGGGCGCGTGATGGCCCTCTACGGCATCGTCTTCCTCGGCTCCACGCCGATCGGCGGTCCCATCGCCGGGTGGGTCGGTGAGCATCTCGGGCCGCGCGTTGGTCTCGCCGGCGGCGGCCTCATCGCGGTCGTCACGGGCGTACTCGGGTTGTGGCTCCTCTTTCGGCGCGAGCGCACCTCGCGGCTAGCGGAGGAGATCGATCAGCCGAGCTCGCGGTCGATCCGCCAGCCGGCGTCCTTCGCTCCGCGCGAGACCTCGACGACAGTGCCGTCGGCGAGCGCCAGTCGGTAG
- a CDS encoding DUF933 domain-containing protein produces the protein MKDIGLVGVAFSGKSTLFTALTRTGGHGGQANRAVVPVPDSRLDVLTEIERSRKTVHAQVAFVDVPGGTSSAQGIAKLREADALAIVVRSFGPDTSPAAELEEVRADLLLADQVVVESALERARKSARRQATEVDALEKANAALAAETPLRAGGLATDEVHLLRALAPLTLKPEVVVANLEEGTDVPPDLPDGAVGVYASIEAETAEMDPDEARVLLDEFGVHEPGLDKVIRAGYGALDLITFLTTGEDETRAWEVRRGAKAPEAAGVIHTDLERGFIRADVIGYDDLVAAGSMDAAKARGLVRVEGKEYVVREGDVLHVRFAV, from the coding sequence GTGAAGGACATCGGCCTCGTCGGCGTGGCGTTCAGCGGCAAATCGACGCTGTTCACCGCGCTCACTCGAACAGGCGGACACGGTGGGCAGGCGAACCGGGCCGTGGTTCCGGTACCCGATTCGCGTCTCGACGTGCTCACCGAGATCGAACGGTCGCGAAAGACCGTTCACGCGCAGGTCGCGTTCGTCGACGTGCCGGGTGGAACGTCGAGCGCACAGGGGATCGCGAAGCTGCGTGAAGCGGACGCGCTCGCCATCGTCGTCCGTTCGTTCGGACCGGACACGTCGCCCGCGGCTGAGCTCGAGGAGGTCCGGGCCGATCTGTTGCTCGCCGACCAAGTCGTCGTCGAATCGGCGCTCGAGCGAGCGAGGAAAAGCGCGCGCCGTCAGGCGACCGAGGTCGACGCGTTGGAGAAAGCGAACGCTGCGCTCGCGGCCGAGACGCCGTTGCGCGCCGGCGGCCTGGCGACCGACGAGGTTCATCTCCTCAGGGCCCTCGCTCCGCTGACGTTGAAGCCCGAGGTGGTCGTGGCGAACCTCGAAGAGGGAACGGACGTCCCGCCCGATCTGCCGGACGGCGCTGTGGGCGTGTACGCGTCGATCGAGGCCGAGACGGCGGAGATGGATCCCGATGAGGCGCGAGTACTGCTCGACGAGTTCGGTGTGCACGAGCCGGGTCTCGACAAGGTCATCCGCGCGGGATACGGCGCTCTCGACCTCATCACGTTCCTCACGACGGGAGAGGACGAGACGCGGGCCTGGGAGGTCCGCCGCGGCGCTAAGGCGCCCGAGGCCGCCGGCGTGATCCACACGGACCTGGAACGCGGATTCATCCGCGCCGATGTGATCGGCTACGACGACCTGGTCGCGGCCGGGTCGATGGACGCCGCGAAAGCGAGGGGCCTCGTCCGCGTGGAGGGCAAGGAGTACGTAGTCCGCGAGGGCGACGTCCTCCACGTCCGCTTCGCCGTCTAG